In a single window of the Flavobacterium sp. W4I14 genome:
- a CDS encoding aldehyde dehydrogenase (NAD+) (product_source=KO:K00128; cath_funfam=3.40.605.10; cog=COG1012; ko=KO:K00128; pfam=PF00171; superfamily=53720), giving the protein MTTDIQSILNKLGINASNAAYSTGSNWGGELNANTLESFSPVDGKLIASVKVASAADYDAVVHKAQEAFTAWRTVPAPKRGEIVRQFGDALRENKDALGTLVSYEMGKSLQEGFGEVQEMIDICDFAVGLSRQLYGLTMHSERPSHRMYEQWHPLGIVGIISAFNFPVAVWSWNTALALVCGNVCIWKPSEKTPLTAIACQHIIAKVFKDNDIAEGVCNLVLGDREVGELMTNDGRIPLISATGSTRMGKAVGAAVGARLGKSLLELGGNNAIIISEHADLDMSLIGAVFGAVGTAGQRCTSTRRLIIHESVYDTFTAKLIKAYGQLRIGDPLDQNNHVGPLIDTDAVAAYLDSIAKCKEEGGNFVVEGGVLSGDAYTSGCYVKPCIAEVQNDFKIVQHETFAPILYLIKYKTLDEAIALQNAVPQGLSSAIMTLNLREAEQFLSAKGSDCGIANVNIGTSGAEIGGAFGGEKETGGGRESGSDAWRAYMRRQTNTINYSNTLPLAQGIKFDL; this is encoded by the coding sequence ATGACTACAGATATTCAATCCATTTTAAACAAACTGGGCATTAATGCAAGCAATGCCGCTTATAGTACGGGCAGCAATTGGGGCGGTGAACTTAATGCAAATACATTAGAAAGTTTTTCTCCCGTTGATGGCAAACTGATTGCTTCGGTCAAGGTTGCAAGTGCTGCTGATTATGATGCTGTTGTACATAAAGCACAGGAAGCATTTACAGCATGGCGTACGGTTCCGGCTCCAAAAAGAGGGGAAATTGTACGCCAGTTTGGTGATGCGTTACGTGAAAATAAAGATGCGCTAGGCACCTTGGTTTCTTACGAGATGGGGAAAAGTTTACAGGAGGGTTTTGGTGAAGTGCAGGAAATGATCGATATCTGCGATTTTGCAGTAGGTTTATCACGACAGCTTTATGGTTTAACCATGCACAGCGAACGCCCAAGCCACCGCATGTACGAACAATGGCATCCCTTAGGGATTGTAGGTATTATTTCTGCGTTTAATTTTCCTGTAGCGGTTTGGAGCTGGAATACCGCTTTGGCATTGGTTTGTGGTAATGTTTGCATCTGGAAACCATCAGAAAAAACACCGCTAACCGCAATCGCCTGTCAACATATTATTGCTAAGGTTTTTAAAGACAACGATATAGCCGAAGGGGTTTGTAATCTGGTTTTAGGTGACAGGGAAGTTGGCGAACTCATGACAAATGATGGACGTATCCCTTTAATTTCTGCCACAGGATCTACACGCATGGGTAAGGCTGTTGGCGCTGCCGTTGGCGCAAGGTTGGGAAAAAGCTTGCTGGAACTTGGCGGTAATAATGCCATCATCATTTCAGAACATGCCGATTTAGATATGAGTTTAATCGGTGCGGTATTCGGTGCTGTTGGTACCGCGGGCCAGCGTTGCACTTCTACCAGGAGGCTAATTATCCACGAAAGTGTATATGATACTTTTACTGCTAAACTGATTAAAGCTTATGGACAGTTGCGTATTGGAGATCCCTTAGATCAAAATAACCATGTGGGACCACTGATTGATACCGATGCGGTTGCAGCATACTTAGATTCGATTGCAAAATGCAAGGAAGAGGGCGGCAATTTTGTGGTAGAGGGCGGCGTTTTATCGGGCGATGCCTATACAAGCGGGTGTTACGTAAAGCCATGTATTGCCGAAGTTCAGAATGATTTTAAGATTGTTCAGCACGAAACATTTGCACCGATTTTATATCTGATTAAATACAAAACACTAGATGAGGCCATTGCTTTGCAAAATGCCGTTCCGCAAGGGTTATCATCGGCCATTATGACCTTGAATTTAAGAGAGGCAGAGCAGTTCTTATCGGCTAAAGGCTCTGACTGTGGCATAGCCAATGTAAATATTGGCACTTCGGGCGCAGAAATTGGTGGTGCTTTTGGCGGAGAAAAAGAAACAGGCGGTGGCAGGGAAAGCGGATCAGACGCCTGGAGAGCTTACATGCGCAGACAAACCAATACAATCAATTATTCGAACACGCTGCCTTTAGCACAAGGGATAAAATTTGATTTGTAA
- a CDS encoding tetratricopeptide (TPR) repeat protein (product_source=COG0457; cath_funfam=1.25.40.10; cog=COG0457; pfam=PF07719,PF10516,PF13176,PF13424,PF14559; smart=SM00028; superfamily=48452) produces the protein MEEEFFFESNEDAQRSVERYEEMLRNQDQYFFDAGAFEYIVDFYIEKNDPVKALQVVDFAISQHPYATVFLIKQAHLYILTNNNEKAFIALQKAELLEPSEPDIYLLRGNIFQNTERFDEALENYEKALGLAESTDEILLQMAYVYQSMSDYESAITYIKLSLEQNMENQDGLYELAFCYDVLDKQEESIKFYQQYIDTDPYSYAAWYNLGNSFHKLNLFEKAIDAYDYAILIKEDFSSAYFNKGNALVQLDKYDEAIDVYKQTFEYEQPNADTYCAIGECYEKLEKMDEARSYYKKSVKMDPKMADAWFGIGVTLNFEERYFESLHFYKKAIDLEAENPDFWFAMADAYYKLGQIDESIEAYEKVLEFNPLDIEAWLDFSTVLYEQGKLLEASETMAEAIKNNPEAAELYYRMVAYLFAQGNYSDALGYLETALTTDPDKHYILFEYLPQLQDNSAILNVINRYIR, from the coding sequence ATGGAAGAAGAATTCTTTTTTGAATCCAACGAAGATGCACAACGCTCGGTAGAACGTTACGAAGAAATGCTCCGCAACCAGGATCAGTATTTCTTCGATGCAGGGGCATTCGAATACATTGTAGATTTCTACATTGAGAAAAATGATCCGGTCAAAGCTTTGCAGGTTGTTGATTTTGCAATCAGTCAGCACCCTTATGCAACAGTATTTTTAATCAAACAAGCTCACCTTTACATTTTAACCAATAACAACGAAAAGGCTTTTATTGCTTTGCAAAAGGCCGAGCTTTTAGAACCGTCAGAACCAGATATTTATTTGCTCCGCGGTAATATTTTTCAAAATACCGAACGTTTTGACGAGGCTTTGGAAAATTATGAAAAAGCTTTGGGCTTGGCCGAGAGTACTGATGAGATTTTATTACAGATGGCTTATGTTTACCAGAGCATGAGCGACTATGAAAGCGCCATTACCTATATTAAGCTTAGTTTAGAGCAGAATATGGAGAACCAGGACGGTTTATATGAGCTGGCTTTCTGTTACGATGTGTTAGATAAACAAGAAGAAAGTATCAAGTTTTATCAGCAATACATCGATACCGATCCGTATTCTTATGCGGCATGGTATAATTTGGGCAATAGTTTCCATAAGTTGAATCTTTTCGAAAAAGCGATCGATGCTTACGATTATGCGATCCTGATCAAAGAAGATTTTAGCTCTGCGTATTTCAATAAAGGTAATGCGCTGGTTCAGCTCGATAAATATGATGAGGCGATAGATGTTTATAAACAGACTTTCGAATACGAACAGCCTAATGCCGATACTTATTGTGCCATTGGCGAATGTTACGAGAAACTGGAGAAAATGGACGAAGCCCGTTCTTACTATAAAAAATCGGTAAAAATGGATCCAAAAATGGCAGATGCCTGGTTTGGGATCGGTGTTACGCTGAATTTTGAAGAACGTTATTTCGAATCGCTTCACTTTTATAAAAAAGCAATAGATTTAGAGGCCGAGAATCCTGATTTCTGGTTTGCAATGGCCGATGCTTATTATAAATTAGGCCAGATTGATGAATCGATTGAAGCTTACGAAAAGGTGTTAGAGTTTAATCCTTTGGATATTGAAGCCTGGTTAGATTTTAGTACCGTGCTTTACGAGCAGGGAAAATTGCTGGAAGCATCGGAAACGATGGCAGAGGCGATCAAGAATAATCCGGAAGCAGCAGAACTGTATTACCGGATGGTAGCTTATCTTTTTGCCCAGGGAAATTATAGCGATGCACTGGGATATTTGGAAACGGCTTTAACAACCGACCCTGATAAACACTATATTTTATTTGAATATTTGCCACAATTGCAGGATAATAGTGCCATTTTGAACGTTATAAACAGATATATTAGGTAA
- a CDS encoding archaellum component FlaF (FlaF/FlaG flagellin family) (product_source=COG3353; cog=COG3353; pfam=PF13687; transmembrane_helix_parts=Outside_1_19,TMhelix_20_37,Inside_38_56,TMhelix_57_74,Outside_75_88,TMhelix_89_106,Inside_107_117,TMhelix_118_135,Outside_136_149,TMhelix_150_172,Inside_173_184,TMhelix_185_207,Outside_208_226,TMhelix_227_249,Inside_250_260,TMhelix_261_283,Outside_284_297,TMhelix_298_315,Inside_316_327,TMhelix_328_345,Outside_346_354,TMhelix_355_377,Inside_378_603): MKLPSLQQLYNGFVTVIKRFPLQFIFAVAATLCWCYYIHISDYRDYSEQNENLKDHLIKAVAILNLALALMLALDLISERNQYSLKKKWLLRLGGLLVSILLYFSLDPTNYSADLYRIFLLAFAFHLLVAFAPFIGQEKVNGFWQFNKALFLRFLTSALYSAVLYAGLAMALVAIDGLFKADIKWQTYMTLFAIISAGFNTTFFLAGIPTDYKLLEEDHSYPKGLKIFAQFVLIPLVTIYLAILLVYEIKIAVLWELPKGLVSSLILGYAVFGILSLLLIYPVKETAGNSWIKLFSRFFYVMMIPLVVLLLLAVWKRVGHYGITESRYILTALALWLAGITIYFLFSKRQNIKVIPISLCIISLLATYGPQSAFSLSKYSQLNRLKRIMNSKKKDDIKEKPAVIRYLVYTHGLKTLQPFTKKDLSKIEEKIDGANNYRYSMRMDKVDTALAIFKIKGDLVYDHGVSVTLQNDENQVLNITGYDYLIDLNGYPEEKVTRIYGTDLTTNKIRSKISLLVNNQPALHIDLKQVFAQATQTYKKGTLKASKKKQEYLYPAKLMSISKNINGYNYTIVVTSLEGTFYENDHNDNSWFEAKSYLLIKKL, encoded by the coding sequence ATGAAATTACCCTCTCTACAACAGCTTTACAATGGGTTTGTAACTGTAATTAAGCGTTTTCCCTTACAATTTATTTTTGCGGTTGCCGCCACATTGTGCTGGTGTTATTATATCCATATTTCTGATTATCGGGACTACTCAGAACAGAACGAGAATTTAAAAGATCATTTAATAAAGGCCGTAGCCATTTTAAACCTGGCACTTGCGCTCATGCTGGCACTCGATTTAATTTCAGAACGCAATCAATACTCATTAAAGAAAAAGTGGTTACTGCGTTTAGGAGGTTTGCTGGTCAGTATTTTGCTTTACTTCAGCCTTGATCCTACAAACTATTCGGCAGATCTTTACCGCATTTTCTTATTGGCATTTGCCTTTCATTTGCTGGTCGCATTCGCGCCGTTTATCGGTCAGGAGAAAGTAAATGGATTCTGGCAGTTTAATAAAGCGCTTTTCCTTCGATTTCTAACTTCAGCACTTTATTCGGCGGTACTATATGCAGGCTTGGCAATGGCCTTGGTTGCCATTGATGGATTGTTTAAGGCCGACATAAAGTGGCAAACATATATGACCTTATTTGCCATCATTAGCGCTGGATTTAATACCACTTTCTTTTTAGCAGGAATCCCTACTGATTATAAATTGCTCGAAGAAGATCATAGCTACCCAAAAGGTTTAAAAATATTTGCGCAGTTTGTACTGATTCCACTGGTAACCATATATTTAGCGATTTTGCTGGTGTATGAGATTAAAATTGCTGTTTTATGGGAGCTGCCCAAAGGTTTGGTGTCAAGCCTGATTTTAGGCTACGCAGTTTTTGGGATCTTGTCGTTACTGCTGATTTATCCGGTTAAAGAAACGGCAGGCAATAGCTGGATTAAATTGTTTTCGAGGTTCTTTTACGTGATGATGATCCCATTAGTGGTGCTTTTATTGCTTGCCGTTTGGAAAAGAGTTGGTCATTATGGTATAACAGAAAGTCGGTATATTTTAACGGCACTGGCATTATGGCTTGCCGGTATAACGATCTATTTCCTTTTTAGTAAAAGACAGAATATTAAGGTAATCCCGATAAGTCTGTGCATCATTTCGCTATTGGCTACTTATGGTCCGCAGAGTGCTTTTTCTCTGTCTAAATATTCGCAGCTAAACCGTTTAAAGCGGATAATGAACAGCAAGAAAAAAGATGATATTAAAGAAAAGCCAGCCGTAATCAGATACCTGGTTTATACACATGGATTAAAAACGCTGCAGCCTTTTACGAAAAAAGATCTCAGTAAAATCGAGGAAAAGATAGATGGCGCAAATAATTACCGTTATAGCATGCGGATGGACAAGGTAGATACAGCATTGGCAATTTTTAAGATTAAAGGCGATTTGGTATACGATCATGGTGTGAGTGTTACCCTTCAAAATGATGAAAACCAGGTTTTAAACATTACAGGCTATGATTACCTGATAGACCTAAACGGATACCCGGAAGAAAAAGTAACACGTATTTACGGCACAGATTTGACAACAAATAAAATCAGATCAAAAATTTCGTTATTAGTGAACAATCAGCCGGCACTGCACATCGATTTAAAGCAAGTGTTCGCTCAAGCCACTCAAACATATAAAAAGGGGACATTAAAGGCTTCTAAAAAGAAACAGGAATACCTGTACCCGGCAAAGCTGATGAGTATATCTAAAAATATTAATGGGTATAATTACACTATTGTGGTTACTTCATTAGAGGGCACATTTTACGAAAATGATCATAATGATAATTCGTGGTTTGAGGCAAAAAGTTACCTGCTCATTAAAAAACTTTAA
- a CDS encoding uncharacterized protein YbaP (TraB family) (product_source=COG3735; cleavage_site_network=SignalP-noTM; cog=COG3735; ko=KO:K09973; pfam=PF01963; superfamily=103657) produces MMKIKLLLIAFLGFSVALSAQTKKAGNSLLWEISGNGLKKPSYLFGTHHLIGAKFADTMKVLQEKFKSTDAVVGEIVMDSTMQTKMAPFLVMKNNTLDSLLTKSEYKEVEDYFKSKQPGFELKQLNNFKPAVVAITMMLYESPDMLKDIGKGMDESFQKYAKKNGKALYGLETAEFQGALLFDSDLQKQKKALLKSIREVDKSKQKLEELKTYYITQDIDKLTELFKNQDEENKEFMTELLKNRNNRWLAQLPALMQKQSLFIVVGAGHLVGTEGLIKGLQLKGYILKPVATN; encoded by the coding sequence ATGATGAAAATAAAATTATTGCTCATTGCTTTTTTAGGATTCAGTGTTGCCCTTTCGGCACAAACAAAAAAGGCTGGTAACTCGCTCTTGTGGGAAATTTCTGGGAATGGGTTAAAAAAGCCTTCTTATCTATTTGGCACTCATCATTTAATAGGAGCTAAATTTGCAGATACGATGAAGGTTCTGCAGGAAAAGTTTAAATCTACAGACGCAGTAGTGGGCGAAATTGTAATGGATAGTACTATGCAAACTAAAATGGCGCCGTTTTTAGTGATGAAAAATAATACGCTTGATAGTTTATTAACAAAGTCAGAATACAAGGAAGTAGAAGATTATTTCAAAAGCAAACAACCAGGTTTTGAATTAAAGCAACTGAACAATTTCAAGCCAGCAGTAGTAGCAATAACAATGATGCTTTATGAGAGCCCAGATATGTTAAAAGATATAGGTAAAGGTATGGATGAAAGCTTTCAGAAATACGCCAAAAAAAATGGAAAAGCTTTATATGGTTTGGAAACAGCCGAATTTCAGGGGGCACTTTTATTTGATAGTGATCTGCAAAAACAAAAGAAAGCATTGCTAAAATCGATCAGGGAAGTAGATAAAAGCAAACAAAAATTGGAGGAACTAAAAACTTATTACATCACGCAGGATATAGATAAATTAACTGAACTCTTTAAAAATCAGGATGAAGAAAACAAAGAATTTATGACCGAGCTATTAAAAAACCGAAATAACCGGTGGTTAGCTCAGTTGCCTGCCCTGATGCAGAAGCAATCATTATTTATCGTGGTTGGAGCGGGTCATTTAGTGGGTACTGAAGGTTTAATAAAAGGGTTGCAGCTTAAAGGTTACATTTTAAAGCCAGTAGCAACTAATTAA
- a CDS encoding aminopeptidase N (product_source=KO:K01256; cath_funfam=1.10.390.10,2.60.40.1730; cleavage_site_network=SignalP-noTM; cog=COG0308; ko=KO:K01256; pfam=PF01433,PF17900; superfamily=55486,63737), translated as MNKKIIACGVMLASAFIAKPLFAQEQPVEKSNNLNVYRVTATKVNDLVHTKLDVSFDYAKRYLYGKEWVTLKPHFYPTDSLTLDAQGMDIKSIALVGVKGNTPLKYVYKDNKLYITLNKKYTNTEKYTVYIAYTAKPDELKVKGSAAITDAKGLYFINPDGTDKNKPTQIWTQGETESSSAWFPTIDKPDQKTTEEISMTVKSKYTTLSNGKLVSQKANADGTRTDTWKMDLPHSPYLFMMAVGEFKITKDTYKSKEVSYYLEPKFAPYAKQIFGKTPDMIQFYSNLLGVDYPWNKYAQVVARDYVSGAMENTTATLHGEQVQKTDRELLDENEEGTIAHELFHQWFGDYVTAESWSNLTMNESFATFGEVIWHGHDEGQDAEDKSRYSKLQSYLGSTKKGESPVLARFYYGDKEDMFDNISYAKGSIILYALKNQMGDAAFYKSLNRYLTTNAFKNGETHQLRLAMEEVTGKDWSPYFNQWYYNGGHPVLSIDYGYENGKATIKVKQTQDSSVQTFTLPIKIDIYAGGKKIRKEILINSREQNFSFEVSAKPDLIDFDVDKILVGETNDNKTAENYYFQYKNAPSYANRIEAIQFIMQSKAKSGQLVLLEGLKDKSADLRALSIDGINLDDAQIKAAALPVLLQIAKTDKNTEARSAAIVKLAETGDQAYKTLVLESLKDRSYKVIAAGIDGLAKLAPQESIGALASLDEDTKAHIAPSIATLYINEPKDEYQAFYDNIMLTGDRNSVFAVVGQYFQYLRANNNPVVTEKGIINIAGAIERLKLQTYLNKQLAGAYTAAAQAKTQQAAAISGEAKTKLSKQADLFKKGAADLEK; from the coding sequence ATGAATAAAAAAATTATTGCCTGTGGTGTGATGCTGGCATCTGCTTTTATAGCTAAGCCACTTTTTGCACAGGAACAGCCCGTAGAAAAGTCGAACAACTTAAATGTTTACCGTGTAACTGCAACTAAAGTTAACGATCTGGTGCATACCAAACTCGATGTATCTTTTGATTATGCAAAGCGATACCTATATGGTAAAGAATGGGTTACTTTAAAACCTCATTTTTATCCTACTGATTCTTTAACCCTCGATGCGCAGGGAATGGATATTAAATCTATTGCATTGGTTGGCGTAAAAGGAAATACCCCGCTTAAATATGTTTATAAAGATAATAAGCTGTATATCACCCTAAATAAAAAGTATACGAATACCGAAAAGTACACGGTGTATATTGCTTACACCGCTAAACCAGATGAGTTGAAAGTAAAGGGGAGTGCGGCCATAACCGATGCTAAAGGTTTATATTTTATCAACCCAGATGGTACCGATAAAAACAAACCAACACAGATCTGGACCCAGGGTGAAACAGAATCGTCTTCAGCATGGTTTCCAACTATCGATAAACCTGATCAGAAAACTACCGAAGAGATTTCGATGACGGTAAAATCGAAATATACTACACTTTCTAACGGAAAACTGGTGAGCCAGAAAGCCAATGCAGATGGAACAAGGACCGATACCTGGAAGATGGATCTGCCACATTCGCCATATTTATTTATGATGGCAGTAGGCGAATTCAAAATCACAAAAGATACCTATAAAAGTAAGGAAGTAAGTTATTACCTGGAGCCAAAATTTGCGCCCTATGCCAAGCAGATTTTTGGCAAAACACCTGATATGATCCAGTTTTACAGCAATTTGTTAGGAGTAGATTATCCATGGAACAAATATGCGCAGGTGGTAGCCAGAGATTATGTTTCGGGCGCAATGGAAAATACTACAGCTACTTTACATGGCGAGCAGGTGCAAAAAACAGATCGCGAGTTGTTGGATGAAAATGAAGAAGGAACCATTGCCCATGAACTTTTTCACCAATGGTTTGGTGATTATGTAACCGCAGAGTCGTGGTCTAACTTAACCATGAACGAATCTTTTGCCACCTTTGGCGAAGTGATCTGGCATGGGCATGATGAAGGGCAGGATGCGGAAGATAAATCGCGTTACAGTAAACTGCAGTCCTATTTAGGATCGACCAAAAAGGGTGAAAGCCCTGTTTTGGCGCGTTTTTATTACGGCGACAAGGAAGATATGTTCGATAACATCAGCTATGCTAAGGGATCGATTATTTTATATGCCCTAAAAAATCAAATGGGAGATGCCGCTTTCTACAAATCACTTAACCGCTACCTCACCACCAATGCCTTTAAAAATGGCGAAACACATCAATTGCGTTTGGCTATGGAAGAGGTTACCGGAAAAGACTGGAGCCCTTATTTTAATCAGTGGTATTACAATGGTGGCCATCCGGTTTTAAGTATCGATTATGGTTACGAAAACGGTAAGGCAACAATTAAGGTTAAACAAACACAGGATTCGAGCGTGCAAACCTTTACGCTGCCGATCAAAATTGATATTTATGCTGGAGGCAAAAAAATCAGGAAGGAAATTCTGATCAATAGCCGTGAGCAGAATTTTAGTTTCGAGGTAAGTGCTAAACCCGATTTAATCGATTTTGATGTAGATAAAATTTTAGTTGGCGAAACGAATGACAATAAAACTGCTGAAAACTATTATTTCCAATACAAAAATGCGCCTAGTTATGCCAATAGAATTGAAGCCATACAATTTATTATGCAGAGCAAAGCCAAAAGCGGCCAGCTGGTGTTGCTAGAAGGTTTAAAGGATAAATCTGCAGATTTGCGGGCTTTAAGCATTGATGGGATTAACCTGGATGATGCTCAGATTAAAGCAGCAGCTTTACCGGTTTTACTTCAGATTGCCAAAACAGATAAAAATACTGAAGCAAGATCAGCTGCAATTGTGAAATTAGCTGAAACTGGCGATCAGGCTTATAAAACTTTAGTGTTAGAAAGCTTAAAAGATAGGTCGTACAAGGTAATTGCTGCGGGTATTGATGGTCTGGCCAAACTGGCCCCACAAGAGAGCATTGGGGCTTTAGCATCGTTAGATGAAGATACGAAAGCACATATAGCACCTTCTATTGCAACGTTATATATCAACGAACCAAAAGATGAGTATCAGGCATTTTATGATAACATTATGCTTACAGGTGACAGGAATAGTGTTTTTGCAGTAGTTGGTCAGTATTTTCAGTACCTGAGAGCCAACAATAATCCTGTAGTTACCGAAAAAGGTATTATAAACATTGCTGGCGCCATTGAAAGATTAAAATTACAAACCTATTTAAATAAGCAACTTGCGGGTGCTTATACTGCAGCTGCGCAGGCTAAAACCCAACAGGCTGCTGCAATAAGCGGAGAGGCTAAAACAAAACTGAGCAAACAAGCTGATCTGTTTAAAAAAGGTGCAGCTGATCTGGAAAAATAA
- a CDS encoding hypothetical protein (product_source=Hypo-rule applied; cleavage_site_network=SignalP-noTM; pfam=PF12893; superfamily=54427) produces the protein MKGLVIFALFLLGFATNSFAQSDEESAIQKTINNLFTGMKTGDSTLTRTAFAPAAIMQTITNKEGKTGIRTESVKDFIKFIGAPHQEKYDERIVFTKILIDGPLASVWTDYKFYLGEKFSHCGVNSFQLVKGDKGWQIVYIIDTRRKEGCNP, from the coding sequence ATGAAAGGACTAGTCATTTTTGCCCTGTTTTTACTAGGTTTTGCTACAAATTCTTTTGCGCAAAGCGATGAAGAAAGTGCCATCCAAAAAACCATAAATAACCTTTTTACCGGTATGAAGACTGGAGACAGCACTTTAACCCGAACTGCCTTTGCACCAGCAGCAATCATGCAGACCATTACGAACAAAGAAGGTAAAACAGGTATACGTACAGAATCTGTTAAAGACTTTATCAAATTTATCGGCGCTCCACACCAGGAAAAATATGATGAGCGTATTGTGTTTACCAAAATATTAATCGATGGTCCTTTGGCTTCTGTTTGGACGGACTATAAATTTTATCTCGGCGAAAAATTTAGTCATTGTGGGGTAAATTCCTTTCAGCTGGTAAAAGGAGACAAGGGCTGGCAAATTGTTTATATTATCGATACCAGGAGAAAAGAGGGATGTAATCCTTAA
- a CDS encoding phosphosulfolactate synthase (product_source=KO:K08097; cath_funfam=3.20.20.70; cog=COG1809; ko=KO:K08097; pfam=PF02679; superfamily=102110), which translates to MNYPLLNVPERPAKPRQKGLTMVMDKGLSLRQVEDFIEVAGVHTDIVKLGWATSHVTPNLKEKLALYKSAGIPTYFGGTLFEAFIIRDQFSDYQRVLDQYGMEYAEVSDGSIEIEHDKKCEFIRELSNQVTVISEVGSKDAAKIFAPYKWIKLMQAEIEAGSWKVIAEAREGGNVGIYRGSGEVREGLVDEILTQIPEETIIWEAPQKEQQVWFIKLIGSNVNLGNIAPAEVIPLETIRLGLRGDTFDYFLNQVK; encoded by the coding sequence ATGAATTATCCATTATTAAACGTTCCCGAACGTCCAGCTAAACCACGCCAAAAAGGCTTAACAATGGTTATGGATAAGGGATTGAGCCTACGCCAGGTTGAAGATTTTATTGAAGTTGCCGGCGTACATACAGATATCGTAAAATTAGGTTGGGCAACATCACACGTAACACCAAACCTTAAAGAAAAATTAGCTTTATATAAAAGTGCAGGCATTCCTACCTATTTCGGAGGAACGTTATTTGAGGCCTTTATCATCCGCGACCAGTTTTCAGATTATCAACGCGTTTTAGACCAGTACGGAATGGAATATGCAGAAGTTTCTGATGGTTCTATTGAAATTGAGCACGATAAGAAATGCGAGTTTATCCGTGAACTTTCTAATCAGGTAACTGTAATTTCGGAGGTTGGAAGTAAAGATGCTGCTAAAATATTTGCCCCATATAAGTGGATTAAATTGATGCAGGCCGAAATTGAGGCGGGATCGTGGAAAGTAATTGCCGAAGCCCGCGAAGGCGGTAATGTAGGTATTTACCGTGGAAGCGGTGAAGTACGTGAAGGATTGGTTGATGAAATTTTAACCCAGATTCCTGAAGAAACCATTATTTGGGAAGCCCCTCAAAAAGAACAGCAAGTTTGGTTTATTAAATTAATCGGTAGCAATGTGAACCTTGGTAATATTGCCCCGGCAGAAGTAATTCCTTTAGAGACTATTCGTTTAGGTTTACGTGGAGATACTTTCGATTATTTCCTGAACCAAGTAAAATAA